The Osmerus mordax isolate fOsmMor3 chromosome 5, fOsmMor3.pri, whole genome shotgun sequence DNA window GTAACCGATTAGGCCTAATCAAAAGTAGTGTTGTTCTTCATTCACTTACTCTGTCTATTATGGTACAGTGTATTTAACAAAAGATATTCTGAGATTCAATGTATTCTTATGGCCCAGTTGGAGAAAACAAAATGATCTATTGTTGGAGTTGTTACCTCTAATAAAAGAGGTTCTATAAGCGGGTTTGGTTGTCCTTGGGTAGGAACCCTTTGTCACGGTTATTTTTGAAACCCAACCGGTTATTGCACTGTGTTCCAATGGGGTTTTGTACACTGACGTCAGAGGAACGCTCTGTAGTTCTAGGTTCTGATAAGAGTACAGGGATGGCCCGGTATGGCCATCCATGACTGGAGTATGGAGAAAGGtctgaagtgtgtttgtgtttccacaCAGAGCCCTCACGTATTTGCATGTCTTTTCAGGCCGcagcctcctccctcagccAGAACAAAGGTGTCCCTTACTGGGTTTTGCATCCATGTGCATGTTTTCCACTGTTCTCCTGCCTCTGGATACTCTGGTACTGAATAACTGATACTCAAGTACTCTGCTCTGGTTTTGCATATGTGTCTGATGCCAGTGGCCTGTGTGGACAGTGACACTGAGCCAGACTTACTCAGATGGGGAACTGCAGTGCCACTGAACGCATTCTTAGGACTAGCCTACAGTACATGCAGGAGGAACCCAGGTTGAAAAATGACTGTGGAGGTAAGATTGTTAGGCTCTCTGTTTGAAGACAGATAGTAGAGAAGGTGTACTGAACGTAATAGACCTGCTTCAAAGATTAGCCGACCAGTATTTAGGGACTTTGTAAGGGTGATATGATGCTGATTAACCCTATTTCAAGAATAACGGGACCTCGATTTTCTGATCGTACGGTCGAGGAGATGTTACAGTGCAATCAGACTGGATTGTCTGTCTTAGAAATGTAGATGGCCATTTTGAAGGGTGAACCAGGCCTTTATTTTTGTTATTGGATGTTGATGGTAAAGCTGATTTTTGTTTGCTCAGCAGCTGTTACCCTCAGTGTGGCTCTACACTCTTATCTAAGCAGTCTAAGAGGGTCAGTGAGTGTCATCTTCTCTGAGCATTGCGGTATTCCTTTCATATAGAGCCTATTTAAGATAGACTTTCACTAAAAACAGATAGACACTGTtaagctgatgtgtgtgtgtgggtgtcttgcTCATTCACTGCTGAGATTTGGCTTTGGACCAGAAAAGGCCATCACTAGGAAGGGAatcctctatctctttctttctctttttcctctttctgtctgtttgtctttgttttcttgtttttcatGGCAAAGTTGTAGTGATTTTCAAACCTGACCTACACATGAGTGAATACAGTTAAGGTCAACTGTGGGCAGCAGGGCCAGACTGACCCTCAATCCTAGATCTGGCCTGTGACTCTTCTATTTATTTATGCATTACTGTAATATGTCCCTTTAACTTTGGAGTTGAAATGTTcatagcactcacacacacactctactcaGTTGTAAATGTGTATTTTTCTCAAAGTAAATAATACCGTGATTGCATTGaaggtatttgtgtttggtgtgttcTCATCCAGCGATAGCTCACAAAGGCATCTGCAATAGCTGCAATTGTTGATAGTTGATAACTAGttataacctgtgtgtgtatgtgtgtgtgtgccttctagCTCCGCAGTGTAAGTGGAGTTGAGATGAGGAAACGGCAGCAGGCCCACATCGAAGGCCCCCCCCAGGCGTCCGGACAGCCCAGGCCCAATacctgctgcctctgctggtGTGGCTGCTGCAAATGTCTCTGGTAGGTCACAGCTCGTTGTTCTGGTTCTGGAAGGCTACGTAGGTCCTGTGTTCTCTCCTGAATGCGGGAGAACACCTAGAGCCAACAGTGGTGAACAGGTGAAGGTGAAAGTTCATCTCATTGTATAATAAAATGCTGATATATATCATTTTGGCATAACAATGAAAGAATCCTCTCAAAAAGGGTTCAAAAGGGTTCCTTTTGAACGCTGGTTCAACCAAGAAATGGTTCTTTCTAACTAGATAAATAAGGTTCTTCTGTTGTTGCTTGTTTCTAAGTCGAAGCCTTTTTGGGTCTGCTTACTTGGAGGTACCTAAATTACAATTCTTACTTATTTCTGGTCGCTTGTCGTTTCTCTGTTTCCATTGCATCCCTTACTGGCAATGTGCAACTTTTATCAACTCAAGAAATCCTGATCAGCCGCTGATATGTGTGACGTTAAAATGTTTTGTTGGGCTTTTTCAATGTGATTATGTTTGAATGCAAAACTCGACAATATAACGGCTTCCAATTTGCATATGATGCAGAGATTACATTGATAAGACTTCCTGTTGAATTGCGTCAGAGTTGGTGAGTCATTGTCTACACAAGACGGCAGACTTGGTTGTATCCGGTTGGAGTTGCTACTATTGTCTAAACTCCTAAGTGTGATGCTTTGTGTGTCACTAACTCAGACTCAAAGGCACTCGTCCAACTTAGATTATCTGGTGCTTCAGCACTAATAGTTCTGGAGATAACGACAATATTGAAAGGGCCACAGCCAAGCAGGACAAGCCTTGTGCTTGTGCTTCTCCAGCCTCCCTTGCCCCCCCTAGgcgctccagccctccccctgcccccctgcccccctacaCGTccacctccctttccccctccacgTTTTTTTGGCTTCCACTgcctccctcccgctcccttTCAGCCCCctcgcctcctcgtcctccctcagCTTCCACCCTACTCTTTCACAGcatccccctctgcccccccccctgcttggGGGTGGCCTTATCTAGTCAAGGAGCAGCTATTTCCATCATcacatcacatgcaaaacagctGTGAAGAACATGCTGTATATTTAGAGCATTGGGTGCATGCAGGGAGCCCGTGGCTGACTAGCCCATTACTCTGACACAATGGACACTTTGATGGAGATGCAAGGAGGAAGTGAATATTCGCCACTGTGGCGTCCAAAATAGACTCCTCAATAAGACTGGTCATGTGTGGTCACAGATAAACATACTGTGGATTTACTACAGTTGATGCTACTTGGGGTGACCGACGGCTTGCATGGCTCAGTCAAGGCTCATTTGTGATCCGCAAGATGAACTGTGTGGTTCTGCTTAACCAAGTAGTCTTTTTTGTCCGATAACAACGAGGCCCGATCACATAGCTGTCCTCTGGTGGCCTCTCTTCTCCAGCAGCTTGGTCAACATGGTCCAGACACGTGGATCCTCTGCAAGGAGTTTAATCATTAGACTAAAGAGCAGATCTGGCTCTATCAGGCCCAACAGACCCGGGCCTCAGTACAAGCTAGATCAGGAGTCCGTTCTTCTCACTGGGCCTCTTAAGCTCTCTGGTGGTGTGAAGGACAAAGGCAGTGTCAGATCAGTGTGAGATTCCAAGagaactatgtgtgtgtgtgtgtgtgtctgtgagtatgtgtgtgtgtgtttgtgtgtggtttatgGGGTACGTGGTAGCAAGAGAATGGTAGTAGAGATCATTGTGGTCTGCCAGGATCAGGTCACTGctgaagaaggaagagagatgggaaaAGGAGGTCAGTTAGCTAGTCAGGCCCAAGGCTGGGAGCACATGAGTGCTGGAGCAGAGGCGTCACACACAACACGGCATAACATGGCTAGAAGTAGCATGGcgtagcatagcatagcacagcatagcatagcatagcatagtgGACCTCAATAGACATGAGTCCGTCAGGTGTTTTCAAAGCTCGGTGGCAGAGTGAACGTCCAGGGCAAGTTGAGCACTGACTAACTCaacttgttttttgttgttaaaGAAGTATTTTGGGGCATTTTTTACGCTGGACAGTTTGTTGGTGAAGTGTCGCATGGAAggcagggagcgagagaggggaagacacacAGCAAAGGGGCCATGTCTGGGTTTGAACCCAGGCCGCTACCAGGGGCGCCTTGTGGTTCTTTAAAGAAGGTGGCCTGTGCTGTCATGTTCCAGCCGTAATGATTCCTGTGTGTCCTGTTGCAGGACTGAGGACCGGAGGATGGACAGTATCGAAGCCACAGAGGAGCAGTAAgtcccagctcctctccctgtGTTCGTGTGAGAGCACAAAGCTTCTTTTGATTGGCCGACCATGCTGTCACTCACTGGTTCAGTACAGTGGGCTGTCTGAGTTATGGCTTGGTTGAGTCTCACCATGTGCTTGTTGTCACGGAAACATAATGGAAGTGTATGCATTACAATGCAACTCAAAGCAGATTACCCAAATACGAACAGAAGTTAATttagttcatgttttttttgtttgtgtgtgtgtttctatgcgCCCAGGAACCCTAGTCTAGAAGAGCTGGTGTCCTGGGCGCGGAGCTTTGAGATGATGATGCGTTCGTCCGAGGGGCGGGAGCTGTTCAGTGAGTTCCTGCGTTCCGAGTACAGCGAGGAGAACCTGCTGTTCTGGCTGGCCTGCGAGGATCTGAAGAAGGAGACCAACCCCACAGCTGTGGAAGAAAAGGCCAGGATCATTTATGAGGACTACGTCTCCATTCTGTCCCCTAAAGAGGTACAGGATGTGGATTAGGGACGAGGGAAAGGATGGATggttagatggatggatggatgaatacatagagagatggatagatggatgcatGGATAAAGACAAGGACCATGGAAAAAGTGAATGAGGGCGTAAGGGAGTGAATGGATCAATGTACCCGGAGTGAACATTTCAGCACTTTGCGGTTTCTTAATGTGAGAGCCTGCCGTTCGTCCCCCCAGGTCAGCCTGGACTCTCGGGTCCGAGAAGGCATCAACCAGACCCTGGCCGAGCCCAGCAACCTCATGTACGAGGAGGCTCAGCTTCAGATCTACACCCTGATGCACCGCGACTCCTTCCCCCGCTTCCTCAACTCCTCCGTCTACAGAGACCTGCTGGACGGCCGGAGACGCTCCTGCCTGGACACTTAAAGGCACGCCACAgcgaccctgccccccccaccccccaaccacccTCCGAGACGACTACTTCTgctaccgccccccccccccccccccccctccgaggGAGCCGCCGGAGCCGGGTTTGCTCTCTCCTTTTATTGAAAAgacatggagagaaaaaaacgagagagaaagagtggatgGTGGAAGCAGTGGTCCAGTGTGtgctggcctgtctgtctgtctggtgggcTCTGCTGgccttcctctgtctgtctgtatgactgtgtggACCGGGACCAGACCGCCATCCCCCTCAGGCTACTGGGACAAAGAGATGGACAAACCCACTACTTCTGTACTGTatacagctctcctcctctctctcctctctctctttctctatatatctctctgtctctctgccattcTTTCTCAGATATCTACTCCATGCCTCAGGCTGaagttgttagtttttttttccagTAGAGGGTGTGGCTCCTGAGTGACTGAGGCAGTAGGGCTTGACCGTGGGTCAACCATTTCTAGAACCCCCTGATTGTGCATGAAACAAGGTTCTAAATCTTATCTCTATCAAggttctctatccctctctctctccctaatctCTCCGTCTCTGATCTCTTAGCTTGGCGTTTTTTCAACCGCAGACTGAAAAAGGTTCTAGAACATTGAGATGTGTCTGACGATCTTAACGTCTGACCTGGGAGCCTCGTCTCCCTCTAGCGCTGTCCCTCCCAATGCAGAGTCAAGGGAAcgtgcactccacccttttagCTTGTCCTTGTTTTATTGAGAAAGTCAAAGGCCATACAGCAGCGTTGTCCGTCGGTCCGTCCATCTGTCCGTCCATCGCAGCACTTTCCTTCTTTACAATTCTATGTGTGGGAGAAGTAAGGGCTAGAATTGTGGTTGGGCAGCTACATGTTTTATGAACTTTACTTTCCACGGAGAAAAATCACAATGCCTTTTACAGTATGTACATGCAAGCATGGGCAGCATGGAAGCTGCCAGTGTCTGGAAACAACTTCGCTTTAAccgtgtcctccctccctccctccctcctcccccccgcctcaccccaccctctccttttTAGACCCTCCCCCTCTGACTCAAGCACAGgtaggggagcaggggaggggagccactgctggagaaaaaaacaaatctTAACACCAAGACAATAAATCATTATTAACTCCTTCAATTTCTAGATGAAGAGAGTTTCAACAGTTTACTTTGTAgttttatattgtatatatattataatatagaGATGGTAATCACAATGCCTTGTTTTTTAAGGTCATATATGAGATGAAAGTGTTTATAATTAGGAGCGAGTGGTCAGTTACTAGACAGTAGGAGGTGTTGACTGTGGTAGCAAGGTTGGAGTGACCCTAGCTGTGGACTGACTACTGGGTCAGTATCCTGATGGACCAGCCCAGAGAACCAGCACCTAGGTACAAGCCCAGTACCAGCCCACTGTAGTGAAGGACAAGGAGGTCTGAGACTCCTCTGGTTTACcagctgtggatgtgtgtgaaagTGCGTGTACATATTTATGTATATGAGTCTGTactagtgtgtgtatgagtgtgtgtgcatgccaggCAGGTGTTTGGTAGTTCAGTGTCTGTTCTCCAGGACAAGTGAAGGGACTTGCCACTCACGcttgccctgccctcctctcccacaactGGCCAAAATACACTTAAGACTTGACGGGGGGCAGTGTTGTATTCCTAATGTTGCCAACATGCAggacatttattattattaggtgtGTAAACATACTGAACATTTTCCTACATTTTGAAGAGGGTCTTGACATTGTTCCAACATAGAAGTTTGAAGCAGGACATGTTTAGGACAATGACCTGACATTGAAGCAAGATGAACTACATTTCTGATAAAACATGAAGAACTCATCAGTGAGTCCATGTCCATCTCTAGAGAGTGAGACTGGTTGTGTTGTAGCCTGCTAGCTAACCTAGCGTGAAAGGTTCTGAAGAGTTCTTGGAACAGTGCCACGTCGGTGTGAGTATTACCTTGATACTGCCACCCTGTTGATCTACCTGAAGTTCGTGTTGCCAAGGCCAGCCCATAGTTCATCCAACACTCTCACAGACTCACTACTAAAGTGCAATTTGATCAAATTATAGTCTGAAGTCTTTTACTTTTGTGCTCCTCCACGTTGGTGAAAGTATTGTGTACCCTAATGGTGACAGCCATTTCGAACGTCCTACAATTACTGTAAAACCCCCGATATCTTTCCTCACATTTAGCCActtatgtaggcctacttttagATTTGTGGAGGCCCATGTTCGCTGGCAATAGAGTGCTTATGTATGCAGTACATATAGTCCACAGGTCATGAATGGAGACAACGAAGCGCTGTGCATGCACCACAGTAGTTGGAAGTGATGTAGCTCTACTTAGGTAACTGGCGGTGTGTTCGTCC harbors:
- the rgs17 gene encoding regulator of G-protein signaling 17 isoform X2, giving the protein MTVELRSVSGVEMRKRQQAHIEGPPQASGQPRPNTCCLCWCGCCKCLWTEDRRMDSIEATEEQNPSLEELVSWARSFEMMMRSSEGRELFSEFLRSEYSEENLLFWLACEDLKKETNPTAVEEKARIIYEDYVSILSPKEVSLDSRVREGINQTLAEPSNLMYEEAQLQIYTLMHRDSFPRFLNSSVYRDLLDGRRRSCLDT
- the rgs17 gene encoding regulator of G-protein signaling 17 isoform X1, encoding MLRSVSGVEMRKRQQAHIEGPPQASGQPRPNTCCLCWCGCCKCLWTEDRRMDSIEATEEQNPSLEELVSWARSFEMMMRSSEGRELFSEFLRSEYSEENLLFWLACEDLKKETNPTAVEEKARIIYEDYVSILSPKEVSLDSRVREGINQTLAEPSNLMYEEAQLQIYTLMHRDSFPRFLNSSVYRDLLDGRRRSCLDT